GCGCCGATCTCGACGGTGATGGTTTGATCGAGCGGATCATCACCAGTCAAGGTCCCGACGGTCGCAACAATTTGATTCGCCGCTTCACCACGAACGGTACGCTGGTCGATCAGATCGTGGAGGACGAATCGCAATTCCTGAACGGCTTTCACCTGGCCTCGTTCTTCGCCAACGAAGATGTCCTCGGCGCAGGCGGGCTGGCGATTCCGGACACATCCGACATTGTCTCGAAACTCTATCAACAAGTTCTCGGCCGCGCGCCGGAACCGGCCGGGCTCGACTACTGGGTCGCGCGGATCAATGCCGGGGAATCGTACGGCACGGTCGCGTCCGGTATCTTCGAAAGCGCCGAACGGCTTGATCCGATCATTCGCCAGTACTACCGCGACTACCTGCTACGCGAAGCGGAGCAAGCGGGCGTGAACTACTACCGCGCCGTCTGGCAAGCCGACGGCGGGCCCGACAATGTCGTGGCGAACATCATCGCCTCGGCGGAGTTCTTCGCCTCGGCGGGCGGCACGAACACGCTTTGGGTCACGGAACTTTACCGCCGGTTGCTGGGACGCGAGCCGGACGCCGCAGGTTTGGACTACTGGACCACGCGCTTGTCGAGTGGCCAGCTTTCACGGCAACAAGTTGTGTTCGGCTTTACGCGCAGCGACGAAAATTTCCGGAACCTGATCACTGGTTGGTATCAGCAATACCTAGGCCGCACGCCCACCGCCGAGGAACTGAATACTCGCGTCGATCGGATGCGAAATGGCGCGACGCAGCGGACGATTCAGATCGAGCTGATCGACTCGCCGGAGTACCGGCTGACGCCGTAGGATGGTTGCACCACGGAGTCACGGAGGCACCTGCCACTACGGAGTGCGGTGACTTCCGGAACGGGAGACCTGCGGTCGGCCAGGTGGCACGGTCGGGAGACCGTGCCACAACAGTGAGAAGAGGAGAGGATTGAAACCACGAAAAGCGCGAAAGGCACGAAAAGTTTCGGGCAAGGAGTTTGCGCGGTCTCAAAGGTTCCACTGAAAACTGAACACTTCAAACTCTCTCACTCATCTTCATCATCCTGATCGACGCGCTGCATTCTGCGCATCGCTTTTCGTTCCGCCTTGGACATTTTGCGGTTGCCGGGGTCGGATTGCGGCGGGTCGACGCGGAGTTGTTGGCCGCTGTGGCGTGCGGCGAGGGAAGCTGCTAGCGAGTTCGTCGGGGCGGTGGTTTTCTCCACGATCGCGGCGGTCCTTTGCGTGACCATCGTCGGTGTTGGCGTCGAAGGCACGTCGCTGCGTCGCCGTGCGGCGGCGGATTTCTTGTCGGCTTCCTCGTCGGCGACGGGCTTGGCTTCTTTCTTGGCTTTCGGTTGACGCACTTTCTTTGGCCGCGCGATCACTTTGCCGTCGGCGTCGAGGCAAACGTAACGCAGATGAATCGCCATCGCGAGCGTCAGGAACAAGTTGCCGACCATTTCGGCGCCTTCCTCAAGCATCACGCCGCGAGCGCCCGAATCCGGCAATACCCAGCCAAGCTGCGCCGCCACGGCCACGCCGTAGGCGATCGCGGTCGCAAAGAACGCCGCGATCGAGCTGCGGCAGCCGCGCATATCGAGCAGCAAGCGCATGCCAACCGTGCCGAGAATCAGCAGGTAAGCGCCTGCCCACCACAGCGAACCGTCGCCGGCGATGCGCGTGCCTGTCCAGTGCGACATCATTTCTTTGAAGGCTTCGTGCAGGCTGCCGCACTCGTCGATGCTCATCACCAGCCAGCAGAGTGCGGCCCATACCCAAATGCGGTAGCCGCCGTGGTAGTCGTCGGCCTTATGTCGCCGGATCGAGTACACGAGCAATGAGACCAGCGACGCGGCGGCCAGCGTCATCGACGAAAACCAAACCGCGAGGCTGCCTTCGCCGTCCAAGTCGAACGCTTCAATCCGGCCGTCCGTGGTTTGCGCGGAGAGCGCGGGCATCCAATAGTAGAGCGCTTCCAATCCGGCGACGATCAGCAGCCCGGCCAGGAAGGAAACGGCCAGCACCCAGGGGCGTTGCGGGCAGAGATCGGTGATCCGCGCGCGATTCCCATGCAACGCACCGGAAGAGTACGCCACGGTGGGAGCGTCCCCTTTTCCCAGGCTGCGCAATTCCTCGGTCGCGGCGTCAGCGGCCGTCTCGTCCGTCAGTAGTCGGCGGCGGCGCTCATCGCGATTGGCAAACAGCATAAGTTAGCCTTCCCTGGCAAGCTGGAGCGGCGAATCATACTCCTGCGCGAAGAAACGCGCAAGAGAGGTTTGCCGCCCGGCGTCCCAGCCAGGCGCGCACAACCGCCTTAAGTGATACCATCGGCAAGCCGTTGGATGGAACTTCGGCGTTAGACTTCAACCGCTGGTCGGCGTCCGCCCGTCCGAGGGCCTGGCGGCGGTCCCCCCTCGCCACGTCGCCCGCTCGGTCCCGGCGCATGAAACATTTCCCGCAGTTCTTCGCGATCCACGTTGCCGTCGTGATTGCGGTCGAGTTGATTAAAGAATTCTTCGACCGGCGCCGGCAAGTCTCCCCCAGGGCGTGGGCCGCCGCCAGGGAACCCAAACGGAGGTCCACCGCCGGGTCGACCAAAACCGCCGCCGCCGAATCCACCACGAGGCCCCATGCCTCCACGGGGTCCTGGCCCATCCGGCCCGCCTGGACCGCGGAACTCGCCGCGTTCGCCTTGCTCACCGCGTCCGGCGTCCGGCGGCCCACCTGGTCCGCGACGCTCCCGATCCCCGTCGCGTCGCTCGCGTTCGCCGCGGTCACCTTCACCGTCGGGACGATCGCCCTCACGGCGATCCGCAACCGGCCGGACTGGCCGTCCCGGTGCGCCAAATTCATTTGGCGTCAGTTCGCCGTCGCCATTGCGATCCAATTGTCGTAAGGAACGCTGCGCGGTGTCTAATTCGCGCTCGGAAATCTTGCCGTCGTGATCGTTGTCGAGAACGCCAAACAGCCCCGCCATGGGGCGCATTGGGCGACCGCCTGGGCCATCATCGCCGCGCGGCCCTGGCCCGCGAAATCGCTCGGTCCCCTGACGGAGCCGATCCTGAAACGTCTCTTGAAGCTTGCTCATGCCGGCATCGAATTCCTCGCGGGTCAACTTGCGGTCGTCGTTCGCGTCGGCTTCGGCCACGAGGCGGCGATACATTTGGCGGCGCTCGGCGGGAATCTCCGCAGGCTCTAGCTCTCCATCCTGACTGACGTCCAGGCGGCGGAAAATCGTGTCGAGCACAGGGCGCGAACGATCTCGATCACCACGTTGATCCCCGTCGCGGCGCTGATCTCTGTCACCACGTTGCCCCCTATCGTCGCCCTGATCTCGATCGCCGCGCGAGTTTCGCCGATCGTCGCGCTCGTGCGCCTCATGATCGGCCTGCGGCGCATCGACCGCCCTTTCGGGCGCCGGCGGTGCAGCGGGCGGCGCTGGCGGGTCCTGCCCAAAGGCCTGGAACGGGGTTAAACAAAGTACGATGAACACTCCGCGCGCAAGGCGAACTCTCATGACGGTTTCCTACACATGACTTGTGGGCGAATCGAAGACGCCGCCAGGTGCGTCTCTAGGATTAAACCCGGCGCTGGCGGTCCGGTTTCGTTCGGCGTTTCGTGGCGGACTTTTCAGCTGTGCCCGCAGCCGGTCTAATGTCGCGGCAGTTTACTCGCCTTCGCCTGCCTGAAAGGAACCCATTCGACGATGCGGCGCACTGGACTGCTGACGATCGTATTCGTTGCGCTGAGTACAAGCATTCTGCCTGCACAGGAGCCTGACTTAGACGCGCTCCGCGCGCGATTGTCCGACGGCGTCCTCCGCTGGGGCGGCGATGCCGAAGGGGGCGCCCCGTATCAACTCCGCGATCCCGAAGATCCGGCACGCGTCATCGGCTTCGAAGTGGAACTCGCCGACCTGTTGGCCGAGCAACTGACGAAGCGCCTAGGCAAACCGATCCGCGCCGAATTCGTGCAATATGAATGGGTCAGCCTGCAACTCGGTTTGGAAAAGAACGACTTCGATCTGCTGATCTCCGGCTACGAAGTCTCGGCGGAACGACGCAATAGCGTCCGCTTCTCGCGCCCCTATTTCATCTTTGCGCAGCAACTCACAGTGCGCAAGGATGAAGAGGCGATTCGCACGCTGGATGATTGTCTCCGTCGCCCCGTCGGCACGTTGAGCGGAAGCGCGGCGGCGGAGTTGTTGGAAACGGCTGGCGCTCGTGACGTCACCGGCTACGACGACAACGTGGGCCCCTATCTCGATCTCGATCTCGGTCGCGTCGACGCCGTGTTGCTCGACGCGCCGATCGCCGTTTACTACGCCAGCACCAATCCGAGGCTCAAGTTAGTCGAACCGACGTTCGCGCCTGGCGAATATGCGATCGGGATGCGTCCGTCCGACGAAACGCTCGCGAAGGGTGTCGATCAGGCGCTCGGCGAGCTACTGCAAAACGGCCGTTGGCAGCAATCGCTGCGCAAGTGGCGGCTATGGAACAATCAGCAATCGGCGCTCGCGCGGGGCGATCGCGCGGAAGCAGAACAGACGGGCCTCGGATTTGCGCCGGACGGAACTCCGGACGCCGCGTTGCAAGTGCTGCCAAAGGAATTTGTCAATATCGACCTGGTCACTTCCGCGGCCGATTCCTGGACGTTCTCCAAGTATGCGCCGCTGTTGGTCAGCGCCGCCGGCATGACGATCTTGCTCACCGTGATGAGCATGACCGTGGCGATGCTCATTGGTCTGTTGGTTTGCGTAATGCGCCTTTACGGCCCCTGGCCGGCGCGCGCCGCCGCGCTGGGGTATGTGGAATTTTTCCGCGGCGTGCCGCTGCTTCTGGTGCTGTACTTTCTGTACTACGGTATCTCGGGCGAAGACTTTCAGTTGCCGGCGATTGCGGCGGCCGTGATCGGCTTTGGCCTGAACTATGCGGCCTACGAAGCGGAAATCTATCGCAGCGCCATCAGCGCCGTGCCGCGCGGGCAATGGGAAGCCGCGCGAGCGCTCGGCATGCCGGAAACGCTAACGTTTCGCCGCATCATTTTTCCCCAGGCGATCCGAACGGCGCTCGGGCCGATGACGAACGATCTCGTCGCGCTCTTTAAGGACACCAGCCTGGTGAGCGTGATCGCCGTCCGCGAGCTGACGAAAGAATACTTGATCCTCTCGCGCTCCAGCCTGAAGTTCGTGGAACTGGGCTTGCTGACCGCGGCCCTCTACCTGGCTATGAGCATTCCGCTTGGTTACCTCTCGCGCTGGCTGGAAGCACGCTGGGGCGAGAAGTAGCACGAACACCAGCCCGTTGCGCTAGCGAGGGAGAGAGGATGTCGCCAGCACGTGCAAGACGAAACTCTCGACCGCACTTTGGCAAACATCCGTGCGCGTCGTCGTTGAGAGTTTGATCAGCAACAGTATACGGCGTCCTCACTCCCTTGCTGGCGCTACGGGCTAGTGTCGACGATTCCATTCGCGATTTACTCGAGGCGCTCCATATAGCGCAAGAACTGCTGATCGAATTCCTGCAAGTCCGGGCCGAATGCCTGTTTAAATTCGAGCAGCCGTTCTTCGTCGGAATCTTTCACCAACGGGCGCTTCTTGGATAGCCCCGCGAGATACGCGTGGTACTTCTTCGCGTGCTTCTGGAACAAATAGTAGTTGAGCGCCCAGCCTTCGCTATAAGCGTCCGCGGCCTGCTGAGGATTGCGAAAGCGGCCGTGGTCTGCAAGTACGCCTTCGACGAGCAGGCTTTCCAGCGAGCGTGATCCGCGCCGCGAAAGATAATCTCGAAAGCCATCGAGTCGAAAGTGATTCACGGCGCCAATCGTGCGCCAACCTTTGCCACGGCCCAGGTCCGGCGATTCGAAGTAACTGGCGAGGCCTTCATTGACCCACATTGGCACGTCGCTCAGGCGGGTGTGAAAGCCGCAGTTGTAGGCGATCTGATGCGTCGCTTCGTGGATGATCGTCGCTACGGTCCGCTCCGCCTCGGGACGGCTAAGTAGTTGGTTGATCTGCGCGGCGTTGGAACGGCGATCTCCCGGCTGCCGTAAGCTGGCCGACCCGGAGAGGTCGTACATCGTCATGCGGTTGGTTTGCAAATTGTAGTAGCCGATGATCGACTTCGCGGCCTCGCCGACTTCTTTCTCGGCATGGGCGACGTACTGCGCCTGATCGGCGAACACGATCGCGACGAGCGGGAACTCCGGTTCGTGGAGATTGAAGTCGTTGCGCTTCCAATAGTTGTTGAAGGCCAGATACAAACGCTCGAACAACGCGCCGCACCACTGCGCGTACGCCTTGGAAGTGTTGTGGCAGATCAAGTAGTGCGCCGTGGCATGGACTTCGAAGCCCTCGGGCAATTCCGCCAGCAGTTCCTTGCCGATCCGCTCGCGGTCATAGGGCGCGAAGTCTTCCGCGTCCGAGGTGTGCGAGACTTGCTCCGCCGGCTCGATATTCCAGAGTACGCCGTCTTGGGCCAGCAGCAGCAGCCCGCCGTCGGCCGCTTTGATCTCCAAGCGACCAATCAGGTCGATTTCCTTCCCATCGCGCAGTAGCTTCACCCGTTCGGCAGCGATAGCCTGGCTCGTGGCCAACGCGACTAGCAGCAACAGGCCTGCCTTCAGCCCACTATGGAAGTTGTCAGTCATACGTTTCGCCATGATTTCACCGTACCATACGCCTCGCCCCGCAGACAAGGTTCAGCGGCCCGGCGCGCCGTTTGCGTTTCCGGAGGATGAACCACGCACACTTTCTGGAGTACCCCATGCAACCTTTGCCGTCGGAACCGGACTACGCCGCGAATCCGGCTACCCCGTCGCCCGCCCAGACGGAGGATGATGCGCGCCCGTCGCTTTCGCGCGACGATCTGCAATGCGTACGGCGAATTCATGGCGAAATCCGCGGTGCTTTACCGAAGTTGCCGAGCTCCATCGTTGCAGAACTGACCAATCTCCTCTCGACCATGGAAGGGCATCTCGCGGCCGAACCGCCAAATCCCGTTTCCACCGGCGAGGCGTTGGCGTTGATTCGCGATCAACTCGAAAGCGTTTCAGAGGATCCTCTCGCCGCGCAATTGGCGGAGCAAACTAAGCCCGTGCTCAAGGTGCTCGGCGAAACGGTCTAATTACACGTCCACCGTCAGACCTTGATAGGCGAGCCCCACGCGCAGCGAACCGCCTGCGGTCGGAAGGCGACTCGCGTAAGCGTCCAGGTCGCGCAGCATGGCGTCGCTGCGGCGCGGTTCGTGATGTCCGAGATCGAGCCGCTTCACGCCGGCGGCGATGGCCGTCGGCAGGCACGCTTCGATGGGCGTATGGCCCCAGCCAATCCGTGCTTGCGGCGCGTCGTCGCCGATTCCCGTTTCGCCAGTGTATTCGCGCTGCAAGTATTGGGCGTCCATGTAGAGCAGATCGGCGCCTAGCGCGAACTTGGCGAGCGTCAAATCCGGCGTCTCCGGCTGCTCGTGATCGGTGGCAATGACAATCGATTTTCCCGCGCGCTCGAAGCGATAGGCCAGGCTCCCGCCCGGATGAGTCAGCGCGAACGTCGTCACTGTGACATCGCCGCAACGCAATGATTCCCCGGCTTCGATCGCGGCGCAGCCCATCAGCCCCGGCATCTGGTCGACCGTTTGAGGGAGAAACGTTCCGGATAAGTCCGAGCTGGGATGGCCAATCCGCTCCATCGCGGCCAGCACGCGTTGCGCGCCGCGCACGAGGAACCGCGCGGTCGGGTCATAGAACGGCTCGAAGAACGGCAGCGCGCAGAGATGATCGAAATGCGCATGCGTGAGGAATACGTTTCCTCGCAGCCCGGTTGTGCTCGCGAGTTGCTGGCTCAACAAGCGGAGGCCCGTACCGGCGTCGACGATGAAAAGTTGGTCGCCCGCCGTGATCTGAATACAAGTGGTGTCGCCGCCGAAAAAGCAGGGGGACTGGCCTTCCCGCGCTGCGAACAAGCGTTCAAGCTCCGCCGGATCGCCCAACGCTGCGCTGATCGCGGCTTTGCCGTGATGTTCGATCGCGGAGCCCAACAAGCGCGCGAGTGAAGACGCCAGTTCTCCCGCCGGCTGCGGGCGCGGGTAGGAACCGGTCACTCCCCAATACGTTACGCGAAATGCCGCCGCCGGGTCCATCGTCGCAATGCTTTCCGGGGAAATTCCTGCGTCACGAAACGTCGCCTCCCGCGGCGGTCATGATAGTATAACTTTAGCGGGGGACGCCAGCGCGGAACGGCCGCGTTTCCGAGGTAAAGGTCGCTGGGGCGGAAGCATCAGAAACTTGCTGTAGCGGTAGCAAAAGCGGATCGGACATCCAGTTTTGGCAAAAAAGTCGTCACGTTCGGCAGGACTGTCAACCAGCAAAACGCCGGCGATGTCGTCCGGTGGGCGGACGCTGGCCGTCGGCGATATCCACGGCTGCCGCATGGCTTTCGAGACGCTGCTGGCGATGATTCAGCCGCGCCCAGCCGATACGATCGTCACGCTCGGAGACTACGTCGATCGCGGCCCCGAATCCCGCGGCGTCGTCGACATGCTTTTGTCGCTGGAAAGCGAGTGCCACCTGGTTCCGCTGTTGGGGAACCACGAGCAGATGATGCTCGAAGCCGCCGACCAGCCGGAAACCATGTCGGGCTGGTTGATGTTCGGCGGCCTGGAGACCTTGGCCTCTTACGGCCTCGCTCGCGACGCGTACGAGCACGACTCCATCCCCGCCGCCCACCGCGAGTTTTTCACCGCACGCTGCCGCGAATGGTACGAGACGGACACCCATCTCTTCGTCCACGCCGGCGTGGAACCGCAGTTGCCGCTCGCTGAGCAACAAATGGAAGTCCTCCGCTGGGACAAACTCCGCGACCGCGGCCCACACCAATCCGGCAAGACCGTCATCTGCGGCCATACGCGGCAGATCAACGGTCTGCCGCTCGACTTGGGCCACACCATCTGCATCGACACCTGGGTCTACGGGGAAGGCTGGCTGACCTGCCTGGACGTCGCCACCAGAAAATACTGGCAAGCCAATCAGCGCGGCGAGTCGCGGGAAGGAGAGTTGGACGAAGTTTGAAGTTTTCAGTGTTCAGTGTTTGGGGACCAGCGAGACTGTCGTTCTCGA
This sequence is a window from Planctomycetia bacterium. Protein-coding genes within it:
- a CDS encoding DUF4214 domain-containing protein; amino-acid sequence: DVDGDGRNDIITSVGRGPSEVRVYRNNIIANAAAPFAGAPFRKFSPFGDQFIGGSSVAAADFTGDGKADIVVGSSTGMRATVRVYDVTANLPSYTAVQQVLPFDAAFRGGVFVSAGRINDDGTPDIIAAQGPSGDARVELFDGRTGALLANFDGYTDASSSSPIRGVGADLDGDGLIERIITSQGPDGRNNLIRRFTTNGTLVDQIVEDESQFLNGFHLASFFANEDVLGAGGLAIPDTSDIVSKLYQQVLGRAPEPAGLDYWVARINAGESYGTVASGIFESAERLDPIIRQYYRDYLLREAEQAGVNYYRAVWQADGGPDNVVANIIASAEFFASAGGTNTLWVTELYRRLLGREPDAAGLDYWTTRLSSGQLSRQQVVFGFTRSDENFRNLITGWYQQYLGRTPTAEELNTRVDRMRNGATQRTIQIELIDSPEYRLTP
- a CDS encoding ABC transporter substrate-binding protein/permease, with protein sequence MRRTGLLTIVFVALSTSILPAQEPDLDALRARLSDGVLRWGGDAEGGAPYQLRDPEDPARVIGFEVELADLLAEQLTKRLGKPIRAEFVQYEWVSLQLGLEKNDFDLLISGYEVSAERRNSVRFSRPYFIFAQQLTVRKDEEAIRTLDDCLRRPVGTLSGSAAAELLETAGARDVTGYDDNVGPYLDLDLGRVDAVLLDAPIAVYYASTNPRLKLVEPTFAPGEYAIGMRPSDETLAKGVDQALGELLQNGRWQQSLRKWRLWNNQQSALARGDRAEAEQTGLGFAPDGTPDAALQVLPKEFVNIDLVTSAADSWTFSKYAPLLVSAAGMTILLTVMSMTVAMLIGLLVCVMRLYGPWPARAAALGYVEFFRGVPLLLVLYFLYYGISGEDFQLPAIAAAVIGFGLNYAAYEAEIYRSAISAVPRGQWEAARALGMPETLTFRRIIFPQAIRTALGPMTNDLVALFKDTSLVSVIAVRELTKEYLILSRSSLKFVELGLLTAALYLAMSIPLGYLSRWLEARWGEK
- a CDS encoding DUF1570 domain-containing protein — its product is MTDNFHSGLKAGLLLLVALATSQAIAAERVKLLRDGKEIDLIGRLEIKAADGGLLLLAQDGVLWNIEPAEQVSHTSDAEDFAPYDRERIGKELLAELPEGFEVHATAHYLICHNTSKAYAQWCGALFERLYLAFNNYWKRNDFNLHEPEFPLVAIVFADQAQYVAHAEKEVGEAAKSIIGYYNLQTNRMTMYDLSGSASLRQPGDRRSNAAQINQLLSRPEAERTVATIIHEATHQIAYNCGFHTRLSDVPMWVNEGLASYFESPDLGRGKGWRTIGAVNHFRLDGFRDYLSRRGSRSLESLLVEGVLADHGRFRNPQQAADAYSEGWALNYYLFQKHAKKYHAYLAGLSKKRPLVKDSDEERLLEFKQAFGPDLQEFDQQFLRYMERLE
- a CDS encoding MBL fold metallo-hydrolase, whose translation is MDPAAAFRVTYWGVTGSYPRPQPAGELASSLARLLGSAIEHHGKAAISAALGDPAELERLFAAREGQSPCFFGGDTTCIQITAGDQLFIVDAGTGLRLLSQQLASTTGLRGNVFLTHAHFDHLCALPFFEPFYDPTARFLVRGAQRVLAAMERIGHPSSDLSGTFLPQTVDQMPGLMGCAAIEAGESLRCGDVTVTTFALTHPGGSLAYRFERAGKSIVIATDHEQPETPDLTLAKFALGADLLYMDAQYLQREYTGETGIGDDAPQARIGWGHTPIEACLPTAIAAGVKRLDLGHHEPRRSDAMLRDLDAYASRLPTAGGSLRVGLAYQGLTVDV
- a CDS encoding metallophosphoesterase family protein, with the translated sequence MSSGGRTLAVGDIHGCRMAFETLLAMIQPRPADTIVTLGDYVDRGPESRGVVDMLLSLESECHLVPLLGNHEQMMLEAADQPETMSGWLMFGGLETLASYGLARDAYEHDSIPAAHREFFTARCREWYETDTHLFVHAGVEPQLPLAEQQMEVLRWDKLRDRGPHQSGKTVICGHTRQINGLPLDLGHTICIDTWVYGEGWLTCLDVATRKYWQANQRGESREGELDEV